In Labrus bergylta chromosome 6, fLabBer1.1, whole genome shotgun sequence, the following proteins share a genomic window:
- the LOC109982522 gene encoding flavin-containing monooxygenase 5 gives MARRVAVVGGGSSGLACIKCCLDEGLQPVCFESSDDMGGLWRFKENPEADRASIYHSVIINTSKEMMCFSDFPIPAHFPNYMHNSLIMDYFRMYADHFQLTKHIRFNTKVLQVKQRSDFSQSGQWDIETENKEGKKEKHIFDAVMICIGHHCQPNLPLHDFPGIDTFKGQFFHSRDYKTPEQWRDKKVVVIGIGNSGGDIAVELSKVTKQLYLSTRRGAWILNRVGDNGLPLDMLFNRAIELLKNVLPFNFFSGLVESQLNKRFDHTLYNLKPQHRLFSQHPTVNDELPNRILSGTVQVKPNVRRFQGSSVEFDDGSVVEDVDLVVFATGYRFSFPFLASQVLSVSDNKASLYKYVFPHELQRHTLAIIGLVQPLGAIMPISEMQARWATRVFKGCAKLPSVVDMMKDIQCKKKTMAQRYVSSQRHTIQVDYISYMDEIAEQVGVRPSVPRLLLTDPRMGLNVLLGPCTPYQYRLGGPGKWAGARQAILTQWERVTQPLQTRPCPAAEPHRSFLWPLMVSAVVVAVAFYINRNKLPPFLQDPTELLERIKVFMPAL, from the exons ATGGCTCGTCGTGTTGCCGTGGTCGGAGGGGGCAGTTCAGGTCTGGCCTGCATCAAGTGCTGTCTGGATGAGGGGCTGCAGCCCGTCTGCTTTGAGAGCAGCGATGACATGGGGGGTCTGTGGAGGTTCAAG GAGAATCCAGAGGCGGACAGAGCCAGCATCTACCACTCTGTCATCATCAACACCTCCAAGGAGATGATGTGTTTCAGTGACTTTCCCATCCCGGCACACTTCCCCAACTACATGCACAACTCCCTCATCATGGACTACTTCAGGATGTACGCCGACCACTTCCAGCTCACCAAACACATCCGCTTCAAC ACCAAAGTGCTGCAGGTGAAGCAGAGGTCAGATTTCTCTCAGTCTGGTCAGTGGGACATCGAGACGGAGAACAAGGAGGGTAAAAaggagaaacacatttttgatgcagtGATGATCTGTATTGGACACCATTGTCAACCCAACCTGCCCCTACACGACTTCCCAG gcATCGACACCTTTAAAGGACAGTTCTTCCACAGCAGGGACTACAAGACTCCGGAGCAGTGGAGGGACAAAAAGGTGGTGGTGATCGGGATAGGAAACTCCGGAGGAGACATCGCAGTAGAGCTCAGCAAAGTCACCAAACAG CTGTACCTGAGCACCCGGCGGGGAGCTTGGATCCTAAACAGAGTCGGGGACAATGGTCTGCCCTTGGACATGCTGTTTAACAGAGCGATTGAGCTCTTGAAGAATGTTCTGCCCTTTAATTTCTTCTCAGGACTTGTGGAGAGCCAGCTCAACAAAAGATTCGACCACACTCTGTACAACTTGAAGCCACAGCACAG gttgtTCAGCCAACATCCCACAGTGAACGACGAGCTTCCAAACCGCATCCTGTCAGGTACCGTTCAGGTGAAACCAAACGTGCGCAGGTTTCAGGGCTCCAGTGTGGAGTTTGATGATGGGAGTGTGGTGGAGGACGTGGACCTGGTG GTGTTTGCCACAGGTTACAGGTTCTCCTTCCCGTTCCTGGCCTCTCAGGTGCTCTCAGTGTCTGACAACAAAGCATCTCTCTACAAGTACGTGTTTCCTCATGAGCTGCAGCGCCACACACTGGCCATCATCGGCCTGGTGCAGCCACTGGGAGCCATCATGCCAATCTCTGAGATGCAGGCCAGGTGGGCCACTCGAGTCTTTAAAG GGTGCGCAAAGCTCCCCTCAGTGGTCGACATGATGAAAGACATCCAGTGCAAGAAGAAGACCATGGCTCAAAG GTATGTGAGCAGTCAGAGACACACCATCCAGGTGGACTACATCAGCTACATGGATGAGATCGCAGAGCAGGTGGGGGTCCGACCAAGTGTGCCGAGGCTGCTGCTGACCGACCCCAGGATGGGACTCAACGTGTTGCTGGGTCCCTGCACGCCATACCAGTATCGTCTCGGAGGCCCCGGCAAGTGGGCGGGGGCCCGTCAGGCCATCCTCACCCAGTGGGAGAGAGTGACTCAGCCCTTGCAGACCCGGCCCTGCCCAGCAGCTGAACCCCACAGGTCGTTTCTGTGGCCCCTGATGGTGTCAGCTGTCGTTGTTGCCGTGGCCTTCTACATCAACAGGAACAAGCTTCCACCCTTCCTCCAAGATCCCACTGAGCTGCTGGAGAGGATCAAAGTCTTCATGCCTGCTCTGTGA